Proteins co-encoded in one uncultured Draconibacterium sp. genomic window:
- a CDS encoding TonB-dependent receptor gives MKNRINLSSQKALSALMKNYLIKTLVVVLGIFINLSLFAQDTKTITGTVVDEQDNPVIGATVIVKGTQIGVPTDIDGNFELQVPTDKEILLISFIGMEPQEINIANQTKLDVVLAPSSVQLEETIVVGYGQQKKESVVGAITQTKGETLERTGGVTSIGAALTGNLPGVITVTSSGSPGGDDPTIYIRGQSTWNESSPLILVDGIERSMNSVDISSIESISVLKDASATAVFGVKGANGVILITTKRGQLGRAEIRISASATMKRPSKIPGKLDSYDALLLRNQVIERELGLYGNSWEDYTPQTILDKYRYPANEEERQRYVNVDWADALVRDYVMSYKANISASGGTKSVKYFTSLDFVSEGDILKHYENSKGYSPGYGYNRLNARSNLDFDLTNTTVFSVNLAGSYAIKQDVYGQDDWEYRIWEAIYTSAPDSYLPLYPDGSWGYYEPDELEAYNSAATLANNGIRRKATTTITTDFSLKQDLGMVLDGLTAKGTLSFDNRFYTVGGVYDNGNVQTTWVDPATGEVIHGRYLGTNQFDWIPTKWSTRADESYTNIYGGSDDYRKLYYQLQLNYAKKFGKHDVTGMGLFSRDKFATGSEFEHYREDWVFRATYNYASKYFAEFNGAYNGSEKFGPGYRFDFFPSGALGWMISEENFMKRFSFLDMLKLRASYGEVGSDNDWRRFLYLSQWSYGGSSKLGSGPNDESPYTWWKESSIGNPDIHWEKVAKTNFGADFAVFNGLVSGSVDVFEDHRTDVLLAGDSRAVPSYFGGTPATGNLGEVDVKGYELDIRVNKVLDNGLRLWGNFSLSHAKDKVIKADDQELLDDYQKKAGKQIGQTYSQITDGFFNTWDEVYASTKFVSWDSDKLPGNQYIVDYNGDGVIDNFDNVPYGYPERPQNTYSCSVGTEWKGFSVYLQFYGVNNTNRRVDFNNFNNRTNKAYDLGTYWTPENANSADLPMPRWNSHMDYSGDNTLYDGSYVRLKNAEIAYTFNKTAVARFGLSELRIFLNGNNLWMWTNMPDDREVNNNHNSAYPTMKRINLGFNITL, from the coding sequence ATGAAAAACAGAATTAATTTATCATCTCAAAAAGCCTTGTCAGCTTTGATGAAGAACTACTTGATAAAAACACTTGTAGTTGTACTTGGGATTTTTATCAATTTATCATTGTTTGCTCAGGACACCAAAACCATAACAGGGACGGTTGTTGATGAGCAAGACAATCCGGTAATTGGTGCTACAGTAATCGTTAAAGGTACGCAAATTGGTGTACCTACGGATATTGACGGAAATTTTGAGTTGCAAGTTCCAACTGATAAAGAGATCCTACTGATCTCGTTTATTGGAATGGAGCCTCAGGAAATTAACATTGCTAACCAGACTAAACTGGATGTTGTACTAGCGCCATCGAGCGTACAGCTGGAGGAAACTATTGTTGTTGGTTACGGCCAGCAAAAAAAGGAGAGTGTTGTTGGAGCGATCACCCAAACGAAAGGTGAGACTCTGGAAAGAACTGGAGGGGTAACGAGCATTGGTGCAGCGTTAACCGGAAATTTACCTGGTGTTATAACCGTAACCTCTTCTGGCTCGCCAGGAGGAGACGATCCTACTATTTACATTCGTGGGCAGAGCACCTGGAATGAGAGTTCGCCACTGATTTTAGTAGATGGGATTGAGCGCTCAATGAATAGTGTAGATATTAGCTCAATTGAGAGTATATCTGTATTAAAAGATGCTTCTGCAACTGCAGTATTTGGTGTGAAAGGTGCAAATGGAGTGATCTTAATTACAACAAAAAGAGGCCAGTTGGGGCGTGCTGAAATACGTATTAGCGCTAGCGCAACAATGAAAAGGCCATCGAAGATCCCAGGGAAGTTGGATTCTTATGATGCATTATTGCTTCGTAATCAGGTTATAGAAAGAGAGTTGGGGTTGTATGGGAATTCGTGGGAAGACTATACTCCTCAGACTATTTTAGATAAGTATCGTTATCCTGCGAATGAGGAGGAACGTCAAAGATACGTAAATGTAGATTGGGCAGATGCATTGGTAAGAGACTACGTAATGTCTTACAAAGCCAATATCAGCGCTAGCGGAGGAACGAAATCTGTAAAGTATTTTACTTCACTTGATTTTGTTTCAGAAGGTGATATCTTGAAACATTATGAAAACTCCAAAGGATATAGTCCTGGTTATGGGTACAATCGATTAAATGCTCGTAGTAATTTAGACTTTGATCTAACAAATACCACTGTTTTTTCTGTTAACCTCGCTGGTTCTTACGCTATTAAGCAAGATGTTTACGGACAAGATGACTGGGAATATCGTATTTGGGAGGCCATCTATACTTCTGCTCCAGACAGCTATTTACCGCTGTATCCAGATGGTTCGTGGGGGTATTATGAACCCGATGAGCTTGAAGCTTACAATTCTGCTGCTACTTTAGCAAATAACGGAATACGTAGAAAAGCCACCACCACAATAACTACAGATTTCTCATTGAAACAAGATTTGGGAATGGTACTGGATGGCTTAACCGCTAAAGGTACTTTGTCTTTTGATAACCGGTTTTATACAGTAGGAGGAGTTTACGATAATGGAAATGTTCAAACTACATGGGTTGATCCAGCCACTGGAGAAGTTATTCATGGACGGTATCTCGGAACGAATCAATTTGACTGGATACCAACGAAATGGTCAACACGTGCAGATGAATCTTATACTAACATATATGGCGGATCGGATGACTATAGAAAGCTTTATTATCAGTTGCAATTAAACTATGCTAAAAAGTTTGGAAAACATGATGTAACAGGAATGGGGCTGTTTAGTAGAGATAAATTTGCTACTGGTAGTGAATTTGAACATTATCGAGAGGATTGGGTGTTTAGAGCAACATATAACTATGCTTCAAAATATTTTGCGGAGTTTAACGGAGCCTATAATGGCTCTGAAAAATTTGGACCTGGCTATCGGTTTGATTTCTTTCCATCAGGTGCTCTTGGCTGGATGATTAGTGAAGAAAATTTTATGAAAAGATTTTCTTTTCTTGATATGCTAAAATTACGTGCTTCGTATGGCGAGGTTGGGAGCGATAACGATTGGCGTCGTTTCCTTTATCTCAGTCAGTGGTCATACGGAGGAAGTTCTAAATTAGGATCTGGACCTAATGATGAGAGCCCCTATACCTGGTGGAAAGAGTCTTCAATTGGTAACCCTGATATTCATTGGGAAAAAGTAGCTAAAACAAATTTTGGTGCCGATTTTGCCGTGTTTAACGGTCTAGTGTCGGGTAGTGTTGATGTGTTTGAGGATCATCGTACGGATGTGCTTTTGGCGGGAGATTCTCGGGCTGTACCTTCTTATTTTGGAGGAACGCCCGCTACCGGGAACTTGGGAGAAGTTGATGTTAAAGGGTATGAACTAGACATCCGTGTAAATAAGGTGTTAGATAATGGACTAAGATTGTGGGGGAATTTTAGCCTGTCTCATGCAAAAGATAAAGTTATTAAAGCAGACGATCAGGAGTTACTCGATGATTATCAAAAAAAAGCTGGTAAACAGATTGGACAAACTTATTCCCAAATAACTGATGGTTTTTTTAATACCTGGGATGAAGTATATGCCAGTACAAAGTTTGTATCCTGGGATAGTGATAAACTTCCAGGAAATCAATATATCGTTGATTATAATGGAGACGGTGTTATTGATAATTTTGATAATGTTCCTTATGGGTATCCGGAACGTCCACAAAATACTTATAGTTGTAGCGTGGGTACGGAATGGAAAGGTTTTAGCGTTTATCTTCAGTTTTATGGTGTAAACAACACAAATCGTAGAGTTGATTTTAACAACTTTAACAATCGTACGAATAAAGCATATGATCTGGGAACATATTGGACACCAGAGAATGCAAATAGTGCAGATCTTCCAATGCCTCGTTGGAATTCTCACATGGATTACTCCGGAGATAATACTTTATATGATGGCTCGTATGTTCGATTAAAGAATGCTGAAATAGCATACACTTTTAATAAAACAGCAGTTGCCCGATTTGGACTAAGCGAACTTAGGATATTCTTGAATGGTAACAATTTGTGGATGTGGACTAATATGCCCGATGATAGAGAGGTTAACAACAATCACAATAGTGCATATCCTACGATGAAGCGTATAAACTTAGGTTTTAATATTACATTATAA
- a CDS encoding glycoside hydrolase family 43 protein — MRLNYFVQISMITFALAGVVIFNSCQSISGSGSPKFANDSMVANFDYFYYKGNDDFYNNNPLPGDDYYYNPILPGWYSDPSVCTNGKDYFLVTSTFSYFPGVPIFHSTDMLNWKQVGNVLNRPEQLPLEGQRVTRGIFAPAISYNPHNETYYMITTNMQGGNFLVKTEDPFGDWSDPIWLPNVHGIDPSLFFDDNGKAYIVNNDEPDGGSTYEGHRAIRGIEYDVEKDKTIGESIMLVNGGVNLSEKPIWIEGPHMYKFNGSYYLMCAEGGTSVNHSEVIFKSDSPFGKYTPWDKNPILTQKHLNPNRKLPITCAGHADIIQKDNGQWWSVFLACRPIENKFENLGRETFMMPVRWSQDGFPYITKHNEVVPRIIRMEGVKRDSSVTFGNFEKNDDFDATELGMEWLTIRGNAADLYSLNENPGFLTLKCADVASTELKVPAFVARRLQHHKFESSTKMYFTPDSEKESAGMLLMKNEHHQYLLVVAKVDQQKVVQVKMVTDTTVEVIKSAVIEAENEPVLLKIKSNGPEFSFYYALGDSDWELLADKVDASYLSTARAGGFTGTTIGMYASEKKFEFNQ; from the coding sequence ATGAGACTAAACTATTTCGTTCAGATATCAATGATAACTTTTGCATTGGCCGGAGTCGTTATTTTTAATTCCTGTCAATCTATATCTGGTTCCGGTAGTCCAAAATTTGCAAACGATAGTATGGTTGCAAATTTTGATTATTTCTACTATAAAGGCAACGACGATTTTTACAACAATAATCCACTACCCGGCGACGATTATTACTATAATCCTATTCTGCCTGGGTGGTATTCCGACCCAAGTGTTTGTACTAATGGGAAAGATTATTTTCTGGTAACATCTACTTTTAGTTATTTTCCGGGCGTTCCTATTTTTCACAGTACTGATATGCTAAACTGGAAGCAAGTTGGTAATGTGCTTAACCGACCCGAACAATTACCCCTTGAAGGACAACGCGTAACACGTGGAATTTTTGCTCCTGCAATTAGTTATAATCCGCATAACGAAACTTATTATATGATTACCACAAATATGCAGGGTGGTAATTTCTTAGTGAAGACTGAAGACCCTTTTGGTGACTGGTCAGACCCCATTTGGCTACCTAATGTACACGGTATTGATCCGTCGTTGTTTTTTGATGACAACGGCAAAGCCTATATCGTAAACAATGACGAGCCGGATGGAGGTTCAACCTACGAGGGACATCGTGCCATTCGCGGTATTGAGTATGATGTGGAAAAAGACAAAACCATTGGCGAAAGTATAATGCTGGTGAATGGTGGTGTTAACCTGTCGGAAAAACCAATATGGATTGAAGGACCACACATGTATAAGTTTAATGGCAGTTATTATCTGATGTGTGCCGAAGGAGGGACTTCTGTTAATCATAGCGAAGTAATTTTTAAAAGCGATTCGCCATTTGGAAAATATACTCCATGGGATAAAAATCCGATACTTACACAAAAACATTTAAATCCAAACCGCAAATTACCAATTACCTGCGCCGGACACGCAGATATTATCCAGAAAGACAACGGACAATGGTGGTCGGTATTTTTGGCCTGCCGCCCCATCGAAAATAAATTTGAAAACCTTGGGCGCGAGACTTTTATGATGCCTGTTCGCTGGAGTCAGGACGGATTTCCGTATATAACAAAGCACAATGAAGTGGTACCACGTATTATTCGTATGGAAGGCGTGAAAAGAGACTCGTCGGTCACTTTCGGAAACTTTGAAAAGAACGATGATTTTGATGCTACTGAACTGGGAATGGAGTGGCTAACTATTCGTGGAAATGCTGCAGATTTATACAGCCTTAACGAAAATCCGGGATTTCTTACATTGAAATGTGCCGATGTCGCTTCCACCGAATTAAAGGTACCGGCTTTTGTGGCCCGTCGATTACAACATCACAAATTTGAAAGTAGCACTAAAATGTATTTTACGCCTGATTCCGAAAAAGAGTCGGCAGGCATGCTATTAATGAAAAACGAACACCATCAGTATTTACTGGTAGTAGCGAAAGTTGATCAGCAAAAAGTAGTTCAGGTAAAAATGGTTACTGATACAACAGTTGAAGTAATAAAATCAGCTGTTATCGAAGCTGAGAATGAACCTGTTCTGTTAAAAATAAAATCCAATGGTCCTGAATTTAGTTTCTATTATGCGTTGGGTGACAGCGACTGGGAACTACTTGCTGATAAAGTTGATGCTTCGTATTTATCCACTGCAAGAGCCGGAGGATTTACCGGAACAACCATTGGCATGTATGCTTCAGAAAAGAAGTTTGAATTTAATCAATAA
- a CDS encoding two-component regulator propeller domain-containing protein: MNSGKYYFFQLVIIFLTCVSGVTTAKTSTQFYNLNEDYGISIRETNQVCEDDEGFIWISSKVGIVRYSRDDVRTYQIPYDTEDIITVRMEYINGKLYVYTNNGQLFIYNNIQDRFELITNLAKQMEDPHVVVNRMLVDSAETIWEASTSGLLRYSKDEELNTYFDSQNIHFIEWLDSHRFFYGTEEYIGVFDINTLNYEVYYSFPEELNMFFSYIEFDRKKNTLWLGTLNDGLYCLKKKNTGAELTVVESIPNQPVQAICPISSSSLLIGIDGQGVWEIDKNTQEILAVYKDDADDPNSLKGNGVYDIFCDRNNRVWICTYSGGVSFFDQESSSVVTKVEHVANNINSLVNNDVNSILEDRKGNLWFATNNGVSFWNTRTNKWKSFYHNKEQHAQVFLALCQDSNGRIWAGSYSSGIYILEENTGTELRHLSQENTSGDFAGDFVFNIIEDQQGDIWIGGVRGDLIRYNYNTETYTSYPDYTIYIIAEYGPDKLLMGTTYGLLLFDKTDGSHEVLVEGFVVSDLYISEDIVWIGTNGNGVIRYNLNNKSTHYYTTDNGLPSNFVNSIDYANGYYWIGTELGLCRLNEADQTILTFNSLLYLNNVSFNQDAHRILKNGFLVLGSNKGALMFDPDDLKLTSEEGRIYVQDISVSGRSIRDIEDLKPDVPLNELKEISLKYFQNTISLELIPLGVTSPGAKFSWKISGLDQEWSKPVDNRVLSYSNIPYGTYTIQLRMVDNSITGVIAEREIKVHIIPPFWKTSWFILLVIFFGLGLGILGVYFYIDLLKKKHSEEKIRFFANTAHDIRTSLTLVNGPIEELNKESGLSDKGSSYLHLATEQVHRLSTVVTQLLDFQKVDIGRERVAFSFADIVKIVKDRVMMFEAYAKSRSVDLVFSANCDKFETSVDERMIQKVVDNLISNAIKYSNPNSKVNIELRCAGTKWTFEVQDTGIGITKKAQKMLFREYYRGENAINSKIVGSGIGLLLVKNYVSLHGGKVTCYSQSNVGSTFLVTIPFIPKENSERKTEPVSQPVEKNVLKSSIINPVAEKQVVDKTGNKMAVLIVEDHDYLREFLKSAMQDSFNIYLAEDGEEAWEIVQKENPDLIVSDIMMPKMDGFELCEKVKSNFLTAHIPVILLTALAGKAQQMRGLGLGADDYLTKPFDVTLLQQRIKSLLKNREIIREKALKMTNESKTPVILENELNDKFLKRMIEVVNDNISNAQFSKNEFAAIMNVSPSLLYKKIKSLTDQSPIEFIRTIRLNHAYDLLSSKNHSITEVSELCGFSSVGYFSTVFRKHFGKSPRRVLE; the protein is encoded by the coding sequence ATGAATTCAGGGAAATACTATTTTTTTCAGCTTGTTATCATTTTTCTTACTTGTGTAAGTGGTGTTACTACTGCTAAAACTTCAACTCAGTTTTATAATCTGAACGAAGACTATGGTATTTCAATTCGTGAGACCAATCAGGTTTGTGAAGATGATGAAGGTTTTATCTGGATTTCTTCAAAAGTTGGGATAGTGCGTTATTCCAGAGATGATGTTCGGACCTATCAAATACCTTATGATACAGAAGACATTATCACTGTTCGGATGGAATATATCAATGGGAAGTTATATGTATATACCAATAACGGACAGTTATTCATATATAATAATATTCAGGATCGGTTTGAACTTATAACCAATCTCGCAAAGCAAATGGAAGACCCACATGTAGTGGTGAACAGGATGCTGGTTGATTCTGCCGAAACAATATGGGAAGCAAGTACTTCTGGATTATTACGGTATAGTAAAGATGAGGAACTCAATACCTATTTTGATAGCCAGAATATTCATTTTATAGAATGGTTAGATAGTCATCGTTTCTTTTATGGAACTGAAGAGTATATAGGTGTTTTTGATATTAATACGCTGAATTATGAAGTGTATTATAGTTTCCCTGAAGAACTAAATATGTTCTTTTCTTACATTGAATTCGACCGAAAGAAAAATACCTTGTGGCTAGGCACCTTAAACGATGGTTTATATTGCCTTAAAAAAAAGAATACCGGAGCCGAATTAACTGTTGTGGAAAGTATTCCTAATCAACCGGTGCAAGCTATTTGTCCTATTTCATCATCATCGTTGCTGATTGGGATTGACGGACAGGGTGTTTGGGAAATTGATAAGAATACACAGGAAATACTAGCCGTTTATAAGGATGATGCAGATGATCCGAATTCCTTAAAAGGTAATGGAGTTTATGATATTTTTTGCGACCGCAATAACCGGGTATGGATTTGCACTTATAGTGGGGGAGTTTCTTTTTTCGATCAGGAAAGTAGCTCTGTTGTAACTAAGGTGGAACATGTGGCTAACAACATAAACTCTCTGGTAAATAATGATGTTAACAGTATTCTTGAAGACCGGAAAGGAAATCTTTGGTTTGCTACCAACAATGGTGTCAGCTTTTGGAATACAAGAACCAATAAGTGGAAATCATTCTACCATAATAAGGAACAGCATGCCCAGGTATTTCTGGCGCTTTGCCAGGATTCAAATGGACGTATATGGGCCGGATCCTATTCTTCTGGTATCTATATTCTGGAAGAGAATACCGGAACCGAACTAAGGCATTTAAGTCAGGAAAATACTTCGGGCGATTTTGCAGGCGATTTTGTGTTTAATATAATTGAAGACCAGCAAGGGGATATATGGATTGGTGGTGTACGGGGAGATTTAATCCGTTACAATTACAACACCGAGACCTATACTTCGTATCCGGATTATACGATTTATATTATTGCTGAATACGGTCCTGATAAGTTATTAATGGGAACAACCTACGGATTATTACTTTTTGATAAGACTGATGGTAGCCATGAAGTATTGGTTGAAGGTTTTGTTGTTTCGGATCTGTATATTTCCGAAGATATAGTTTGGATTGGAACCAATGGTAACGGCGTAATTCGTTACAACTTAAATAATAAATCAACACATTATTATACAACGGATAACGGGCTTCCAAGTAATTTTGTAAATAGCATTGATTACGCAAATGGTTACTATTGGATAGGCACCGAGCTAGGTTTATGCCGACTGAATGAAGCCGACCAGACCATACTAACGTTTAACTCCTTGTTATACCTTAACAATGTTTCTTTTAACCAGGATGCACACCGTATTTTAAAAAATGGTTTTTTGGTTCTGGGCTCCAATAAAGGTGCTTTAATGTTTGATCCCGATGATTTGAAGCTCACCTCGGAAGAAGGGCGTATTTATGTTCAGGATATATCCGTTTCAGGACGATCGATACGCGATATTGAAGATTTGAAACCGGATGTACCTCTTAATGAGCTAAAAGAAATTAGCCTCAAATATTTTCAGAATACAATAAGTTTGGAACTAATACCGCTTGGAGTTACTTCTCCCGGAGCGAAGTTCTCATGGAAAATTAGTGGATTGGATCAGGAATGGAGCAAACCTGTTGATAACCGGGTTTTGTCTTATTCAAATATTCCGTATGGAACCTATACCATTCAACTACGTATGGTCGATAATTCTATAACAGGAGTAATCGCCGAGCGCGAGATTAAAGTACATATCATTCCGCCGTTCTGGAAAACAAGCTGGTTTATCCTGCTCGTAATATTCTTTGGGCTAGGCTTGGGTATTTTGGGGGTATATTTTTACATCGATTTGTTGAAGAAGAAGCACTCGGAAGAAAAGATTCGGTTTTTTGCAAATACAGCACACGATATTCGTACATCATTAACCCTGGTTAACGGGCCAATTGAAGAACTGAACAAAGAGTCTGGATTAAGCGATAAAGGTTCTAGTTATCTTCATTTGGCTACAGAACAGGTGCATCGTTTGTCGACGGTGGTAACACAGTTGCTCGATTTTCAGAAAGTAGATATTGGTAGGGAAAGAGTTGCATTTAGTTTTGCTGATATTGTTAAAATCGTAAAAGATAGGGTGATGATGTTTGAGGCGTACGCCAAAAGCCGAAGTGTTGATCTGGTTTTTAGTGCGAATTGCGACAAGTTCGAAACTTCTGTTGATGAACGCATGATTCAAAAAGTAGTAGACAACCTTATCTCCAATGCTATAAAGTATTCAAATCCAAATTCTAAGGTAAATATTGAACTCAGATGTGCAGGAACAAAATGGACTTTTGAGGTTCAGGACACTGGAATTGGAATTACGAAAAAGGCGCAAAAAATGCTGTTTAGGGAATATTATCGTGGCGAAAATGCGATCAATTCAAAAATAGTTGGTTCGGGTATTGGGCTATTATTGGTGAAAAACTATGTTTCATTACATGGCGGTAAAGTTACTTGTTACAGTCAATCTAATGTTGGTTCCACTTTCCTTGTAACCATCCCTTTTATTCCAAAAGAAAATTCGGAGAGAAAAACGGAACCGGTTTCTCAGCCGGTTGAAAAAAATGTTCTGAAGTCATCAATAATTAACCCTGTAGCAGAAAAACAGGTGGTAGACAAAACGGGGAATAAAATGGCCGTTTTAATTGTTGAAGATCACGATTACCTGAGAGAATTTCTTAAGTCGGCTATGCAGGATTCATTTAATATTTACCTGGCAGAAGATGGTGAGGAGGCCTGGGAAATAGTACAAAAGGAAAATCCTGATCTTATTGTTTCTGATATTATGATGCCCAAAATGGACGGTTTTGAATTGTGCGAAAAAGTGAAATCAAATTTCCTAACTGCACATATCCCGGTTATTCTTTTAACCGCATTGGCCGGAAAAGCACAACAAATGCGCGGACTGGGGCTTGGGGCCGATGATTACCTAACTAAACCATTTGACGTTACCTTGCTACAGCAACGAATAAAATCACTTCTGAAAAACCGGGAAATAATCAGAGAGAAGGCTCTGAAAATGACCAATGAAAGTAAAACCCCTGTTATTTTAGAAAACGAATTGAACGACAAGTTCTTAAAACGTATGATCGAAGTTGTGAACGACAATATTAGTAATGCACAATTTTCTAAAAATGAATTTGCTGCAATAATGAATGTGAGTCCTTCGCTGCTCTATAAAAAAATAAAGTCCTTAACCGACCAATCGCCAATTGAATTTATAAGAACAATAAGGCTAAACCATGCTTATGATTTATTGTCATCTAAAAATCACTCAATAACAGAGGTTAGTGAATTGTGTGGATTCAGCAGTGTGGGGTATTTCAGTACAGTCTTTAGAAAACACTTTGGTAAATCACCAAGGCGGGTTTTGGAATAG
- a CDS encoding alpha-N-arabinofuranosidase, protein MRRMKFIVAALLVLVTNVLFGQTKITLYADQAESKINKEIYGHFAEHLGRCIYGGIFVGEDSDIPNTRGFRDDVTGALIDMKIPVLRWPGGCFADTYNWRDGIGPREERPSMVNVHWGNVTEDNSFGTHEFLDFCDLINAEPYINVNVGSGTVREASEWIEYVTSSNISPMTDLRKKNGREEPWDVKYWGIGNESWGCGGNMTADYYADVYRHFATYSRGADYKIACGASDVDYNWTDVLMKKMQDKGNLMQGLSLHYYTITHNWTVKGSATDFDENEWFTTLSKTLFMDELIQKHSTIMDKYDPKKRVGLIVDEWGNWFDVEPGTNPGFLYQQNTLRDALVAGINLNIFNNHADRVKMTNIAQTINVLQSVILTKDDEMVLTPTYYVFKMYSVHQDATLIPANLKTDKYEMDGESVPAVNASASIKDGVISITLCNLNPNEGENVELSLPGSEMSIANGQIITSQSMNDFNDFGKNETVTLKEFNVPKPKDGKLRFELPAKSVVLVQLK, encoded by the coding sequence ATGAGAAGAATGAAATTTATTGTGGCTGCTTTGTTAGTGCTTGTTACTAATGTACTTTTTGGCCAAACTAAAATTACGTTGTATGCCGATCAGGCTGAAAGCAAGATTAATAAAGAGATATACGGGCATTTTGCCGAGCATCTGGGCCGTTGTATTTATGGCGGTATATTTGTTGGTGAAGACTCAGATATTCCCAATACCCGAGGTTTTAGAGATGATGTTACCGGTGCCCTTATCGATATGAAAATACCGGTGTTACGCTGGCCAGGAGGATGTTTTGCCGATACCTATAACTGGAGAGACGGCATTGGTCCACGCGAAGAACGTCCTTCAATGGTAAATGTACACTGGGGCAATGTAACCGAAGATAACAGCTTTGGTACACACGAATTTCTTGATTTTTGTGATTTAATAAATGCCGAACCATACATAAATGTTAACGTTGGATCGGGAACTGTTCGTGAAGCTTCGGAGTGGATAGAATACGTAACGTCATCAAACATTAGCCCGATGACAGATTTAAGAAAGAAAAACGGACGAGAAGAACCCTGGGATGTAAAGTATTGGGGAATTGGCAACGAAAGTTGGGGTTGTGGTGGTAATATGACTGCTGATTATTATGCCGATGTTTACAGACACTTTGCTACCTATAGCCGTGGTGCTGATTATAAAATAGCTTGTGGAGCCAGCGATGTAGATTATAACTGGACCGATGTTTTAATGAAGAAAATGCAGGATAAAGGTAACCTTATGCAAGGTTTGTCATTGCACTATTATACCATTACACATAATTGGACAGTGAAAGGTTCGGCTACTGATTTTGATGAAAATGAATGGTTTACCACACTTAGTAAAACCTTGTTTATGGATGAACTGATCCAAAAACATTCAACAATTATGGATAAATACGATCCGAAGAAACGTGTTGGTTTAATTGTTGACGAGTGGGGAAACTGGTTTGATGTGGAGCCTGGAACCAATCCCGGATTTTTGTATCAGCAAAACACCTTGCGCGATGCGTTGGTTGCCGGTATAAACCTCAATATTTTTAATAATCACGCCGATCGTGTTAAAATGACAAACATAGCACAAACCATTAATGTTCTGCAATCGGTTATTTTAACAAAAGACGACGAAATGGTTTTAACACCAACGTATTATGTATTTAAAATGTATAGTGTACACCAAGATGCAACATTAATACCTGCTAATCTTAAAACCGATAAGTACGAAATGGACGGCGAGTCGGTTCCGGCCGTAAATGCCTCAGCATCGATCAAAGATGGAGTAATTTCAATTACACTGTGTAACCTAAACCCTAACGAGGGCGAAAATGTTGAATTATCGTTGCCCGGAAGCGAAATGTCAATAGCTAACGGACAGATTATAACTTCGCAGAGTATGAACGATTTTAACGATTTTGGAAAAAACGAAACCGTTACTCTAAAAGAGTTTAATGTGCCAAAACCCAAAGACGGTAAACTTCGTTTTGAATTACCTGCAAAATCGGTTGTGCTTGTTCAACTAAAATAA